Proteins from a single region of Cytophagaceae bacterium:
- a CDS encoding adenylyltransferase/cytidyltransferase family protein, whose translation MAPKKVFVSGCFDLLHSGHIAFLAEAASFGDLYVCIGSDSTVFDLKNRYPVITQDERQYMLNALKCVHECRVSKGEGLLDFVDELEDIKPDIFVVNEDGHTPQKEALCREKNIEYKVLQRIPFADLPARSTTSLRTRSTIPFRIDLAGGWLDQPFVSKYFPGSVLTVSIEPTIEFNHRSGMSSSTRNKAIELWRTALPSGNYEQNAKVLFSFENPPGTSEVSGSQDSIGIVFPGLNRLHYAGGHYWPASIESNYDEEVLKWLEEHLFLVALGPRQQGYSVLSNTHIDESGAKALSVAAEACWKAILDKDIQAFGKSFRESFEAQITMFPNMVDEETIQTIEKYRPITLGHKLSGAGGGGYLIFVSEKPIENAIKIKIRRRDF comes from the coding sequence ATGGCTCCAAAAAAAGTATTTGTAAGCGGGTGTTTTGACCTGTTGCACAGTGGACATATCGCTTTCCTGGCTGAAGCTGCATCGTTTGGTGATTTATATGTTTGTATTGGTTCTGATTCTACCGTTTTTGATTTAAAAAACAGGTATCCGGTGATCACTCAGGACGAACGCCAATATATGCTCAATGCCTTGAAATGTGTACATGAATGCCGGGTTAGTAAAGGTGAAGGTTTACTAGATTTTGTAGATGAACTTGAAGACATCAAACCAGATATTTTTGTTGTAAATGAAGACGGCCACACTCCTCAAAAAGAGGCATTGTGTAGGGAAAAAAACATTGAATATAAAGTTTTGCAACGCATTCCGTTTGCCGATTTGCCTGCTCGCTCCACCACCTCATTGAGAACCCGTTCCACCATTCCTTTCAGGATTGACCTTGCAGGAGGGTGGCTAGATCAGCCGTTTGTTTCAAAATATTTCCCGGGATCAGTTTTGACGGTATCTATCGAGCCCACGATAGAGTTTAATCACAGAAGTGGCATGTCGAGTAGTACCCGAAACAAGGCGATAGAATTGTGGAGAACGGCCTTGCCATCAGGAAATTACGAACAAAATGCCAAAGTGCTTTTTAGCTTTGAAAACCCTCCAGGTACGTCAGAGGTTTCGGGCTCTCAGGATTCTATTGGAATAGTTTTTCCGGGGCTCAACCGACTCCACTATGCCGGAGGACATTATTGGCCAGCCTCAATTGAAAGTAATTATGATGAAGAGGTTTTGAAATGGCTTGAAGAACACCTTTTTTTGGTTGCTTTAGGGCCAAGGCAGCAAGGTTACAGTGTGCTTTCCAACACGCATATTGACGAATCAGGTGCCAAAGCACTTTCAGTGGCGGCGGAAGCTTGCTGGAAGGCCATTTTGGATAAAGATATTCAGGCCTTTGGAAAGAGTTTTAGGGAATCATTTGAGGCACAGATTACGATGTTCCCCAATATGGTAGATGAAGAGACCATTCAAACAATTGAAAAATATCGCCCGATTACACTGGGACACAAACTTTCAGGTGCTGGCGGTGGCGGATATTTGATTTTTGTGAGTGAAAAACCCATCGAAAATGCTATAAAAATAAAAATCAGAAGAAGGGATTTTTGA
- a CDS encoding argininosuccinate synthase: MKKVVLAFSGGLDTSFCVKFLGEEKGMEVHSVLVDTGGFSEEEIADIEKKAIDLGVKSHFTARVADKYYQECIKYLVFGNVLKNNTYPLSVSAERIFQAVAVAEYAKQLGANAIAHGSTGAGNDQVRFDMAFRTIVPDAEIITPIRDLKLSREEEIEYLISKGVKREWHKSTYSINQGLWGTSVGGKETLNSWDYLPEEAYPTQLTKKKPSEITLEFKNGELKAVNNRRFKNPVDAIRRVHDLASPYAIGRDTHVGDTIIGIKGRVGFEAAAPLIIIKSHHLLEKHTLTKWQQYWKQSLSEWYGMLLHEGQFNEPVLRDIEQFLESSQSTVTGLVHVKLSPYNFQVLGIKSDFDLMSPVFGSYGEMNNAWSGDDVRGFSKIASNQVMIHQKIQELAAKK; the protein is encoded by the coding sequence ATGAAAAAAGTAGTATTGGCGTTTAGTGGTGGCCTCGACACCTCTTTCTGTGTAAAGTTCTTGGGAGAAGAAAAAGGTATGGAAGTGCATTCTGTGCTGGTTGACACCGGAGGCTTTTCCGAAGAAGAAATCGCCGATATCGAAAAAAAAGCTATAGATCTGGGTGTAAAATCGCACTTTACCGCCAGAGTTGCCGACAAATATTATCAGGAGTGTATCAAATATCTCGTTTTTGGCAATGTACTGAAAAACAATACTTATCCACTTTCAGTGAGTGCTGAGCGTATATTTCAGGCGGTTGCGGTAGCAGAATATGCCAAACAACTGGGTGCCAATGCCATAGCCCATGGTTCTACAGGGGCTGGAAATGACCAGGTTCGATTTGATATGGCTTTCAGAACGATTGTTCCGGATGCCGAAATCATTACCCCAATCAGAGACTTGAAACTATCAAGAGAAGAAGAAATCGAGTATCTGATTTCGAAAGGCGTAAAGAGAGAGTGGCACAAATCGACCTATTCTATCAATCAGGGACTTTGGGGCACATCAGTTGGAGGAAAAGAAACCCTCAATTCGTGGGATTATCTGCCTGAAGAAGCATATCCTACACAGTTGACTAAGAAAAAACCTTCTGAAATCACACTGGAATTTAAGAACGGAGAACTTAAAGCCGTTAACAACCGAAGATTTAAAAATCCTGTAGATGCCATTCGCAGGGTTCATGATCTGGCTTCACCCTATGCCATTGGTCGCGACACTCACGTGGGAGACACCATTATAGGCATCAAAGGCCGGGTTGGTTTTGAGGCTGCAGCACCTTTGATTATCATTAAATCACATCATTTGTTAGAAAAGCACACGCTCACCAAATGGCAGCAATATTGGAAACAGAGCTTGTCGGAGTGGTATGGCATGCTTTTGCACGAAGGACAATTCAACGAGCCGGTTTTACGGGATATAGAGCAGTTTTTAGAAAGCTCGCAATCAACTGTTACGGGTCTGGTACATGTAAAACTTTCTCCTTACAATTTTCAGGTTTTGGGAATTAAATCAGACTTTGATTTGATGTCGCCTGTATTTGGAAGCTATGGTGAAATGAACAATGCATGGTCGGGTGACGACGTGCGTGGATTCTCAAAAATTGCCTCCAATCAAGTTATGATTCATCAGAAGATTCAGGAATTGGCGGCAAAGAAGTAA
- a CDS encoding type II toxin-antitoxin system PemK/MazF family toxin, with translation MSKYEKWSVFRASLDPVVGSEQGKSRPVVIISENRINNLLNTVNVLPITTRKTGRIIYPNEALLPQNTAGLENESIVLCHQIRTIDKVRLTKKYGHIENENIKSEVNDALVFQMGLELS, from the coding sequence ATGAGTAAATACGAAAAATGGTCTGTTTTTCGGGCAAGTTTAGATCCTGTGGTTGGTTCAGAACAAGGGAAATCAAGACCAGTTGTGATTATAAGTGAAAATAGAATCAATAATCTCCTGAATACAGTAAATGTTCTACCAATAACCACTAGAAAAACAGGTCGAATTATATATCCCAACGAAGCTCTTTTGCCTCAAAATACCGCCGGGTTAGAAAATGAATCAATCGTTTTATGTCATCAAATCAGGACAATTGACAAAGTCCGCTTAACAAAAAAATATGGTCACATTGAAAATGAAAACATTAAATCTGAAGTGAATG
- a CDS encoding ribonucleotide-diphosphate reductase subunit beta, translating to MTDADLKKSEPLLIEDPSRFVVFPIKHHDIWDYYKNHEASFWTAEELDLSQDTKDWDGLNDGERHFISHVLAFFAASDGIVNENLAIGFLSNVQYPEAKCFYGFQIMMENIHSETYSLLIDTYIKDSKERDRLLNAIDTIPCVTKKAEWAMRWIENGNFIERLIAFAAVEGIFFSGSFCSIFWLKKRGLMPGLTFSNELISRDEGLHRDFACLLYTEHIKNKMPEDQIYKIITDAVEIEKEFVTDALPVSLIGMNAAQMCLYIEFVADHLLESLGLKKVYNAANPFDFMELISLQGKTNFFEKRVGEYQKAGVTSDREKMSFSLDEDF from the coding sequence ATGACCGACGCTGATTTGAAAAAATCGGAGCCTCTTCTTATTGAGGATCCATCCAGATTTGTGGTTTTTCCTATAAAACATCATGATATTTGGGACTATTACAAAAACCACGAAGCTTCATTCTGGACAGCAGAAGAACTTGACCTTTCGCAAGACACCAAAGACTGGGACGGACTGAATGATGGCGAGCGTCATTTTATTTCACATGTACTGGCGTTTTTTGCTGCCTCTGATGGAATCGTAAACGAAAACCTGGCTATTGGATTTCTTTCCAACGTACAATACCCCGAAGCAAAATGTTTTTATGGTTTCCAGATTATGATGGAAAACATCCATTCAGAAACCTACTCTCTGCTGATTGACACCTATATAAAGGATTCCAAAGAAAGAGACCGCCTGCTCAATGCCATCGATACAATTCCATGTGTCACCAAAAAAGCAGAATGGGCCATGAGGTGGATTGAAAACGGTAATTTTATTGAAAGACTAATCGCTTTTGCTGCAGTAGAAGGTATTTTCTTCTCAGGTTCATTCTGTTCGATTTTTTGGTTAAAAAAACGTGGTTTGATGCCAGGTCTGACTTTTTCCAATGAATTGATTTCTAGAGACGAAGGCTTGCACCGCGACTTTGCGTGCTTACTTTACACTGAGCACATCAAAAACAAAATGCCGGAAGATCAGATATACAAAATCATAACTGATGCCGTAGAAATAGAAAAAGAATTTGTGACAGACGCCCTTCCGGTTTCACTTATCGGGATGAATGCTGCTCAAATGTGTCTTTATATTGAATTTGTAGCCGACCACTTATTGGAATCTTTAGGCTTGAAAAAAGTTTACAATGCTGCCAATCCGTTTGATTTCATGGAGTTGATTTCGCTACAAGGCAAAACCAATTTCTTTGAGAAACGAGTAGGAGAATATCAAAAAGCCGGGGTTACTTCTGACAGAGAAAAAATGTCATTCTCGCTCGACGAAGATTTTTAA
- the udk gene encoding uridine kinase, with the protein MKSPLIIGITGGSASGKTFFLHSLLSHFTDDEICLISQDNYYKEIEFVPRDRNGVENFDVPESIDFELFAKHINDLRAGKEVHKMEYTFNNSTIKPKDLVFKPAPIIVVEGIFVFHDPYISQMLNLKVFIDAKEHIKIRRRIIRDNNERGYDLQDVLYRWENHVAPTYEKFIEPTKHDADLIINNNHHFENGLKILTTYLNLTLGK; encoded by the coding sequence ATGAAGTCTCCATTGATAATTGGAATTACCGGCGGCAGTGCATCAGGCAAGACCTTTTTTTTACATAGCCTGCTGAGCCATTTTACCGACGACGAAATTTGCCTCATTTCACAAGACAATTATTATAAAGAGATAGAGTTTGTTCCCAGAGACCGGAACGGGGTGGAGAATTTTGATGTGCCGGAATCTATTGATTTTGAGCTTTTTGCAAAACATATCAATGACCTTAGAGCCGGTAAAGAGGTACATAAAATGGAATATACTTTCAATAACTCTACCATTAAACCAAAGGATTTGGTTTTTAAACCTGCTCCAATTATAGTTGTGGAGGGTATTTTTGTTTTTCATGATCCATATATTTCTCAGATGCTCAACCTCAAGGTTTTTATTGATGCCAAAGAGCATATCAAAATCAGGCGAAGGATAATCAGAGATAACAATGAGCGGGGTTATGACCTTCAGGATGTGCTTTATCGCTGGGAAAACCACGTTGCACCCACTTATGAGAAGTTTATCGAACCTACCAAGCATGACGCCGACCTCATTATCAACAATAACCATCATTTCGAAAACGGCCTGAAAATTCTTACTACCTACTTGAATTTAACCTTGGGAAAATAA
- a CDS encoding M48 family metalloprotease, with amino-acid sequence MNNSGGFKLRLIIGVVMALMAMLSYYSKTQENPLTGEKQQVSLSPPEEVAMGLQTAPQMAEEYGGLYPNDEVQLQANSVGNKVLEAFNKHVIENGHANPYRFNFHVLRDPQTINAFALPGGQVFITLGLLSKLKSEDQLAAVLGHEIGHVVYRHSSEQMAKTEFYQGLAGAATAAAGDMSASQIANYVAQVKLMKFGRDDELESDEFGVRFMIKSGYDPNAMIEVMEILAAAGGGAERDEFMSTHPSPANRIQKIREHIEKYSKEDN; translated from the coding sequence ATGAACAACAGTGGAGGATTTAAACTTAGATTGATAATTGGGGTAGTGATGGCTTTGATGGCAATGTTGAGCTATTATAGTAAAACTCAGGAAAATCCTCTGACAGGTGAAAAACAGCAAGTTAGCCTTTCGCCTCCTGAAGAAGTCGCCATGGGATTGCAGACAGCACCACAAATGGCGGAAGAATACGGGGGACTTTACCCCAACGATGAAGTCCAATTGCAGGCAAACTCAGTTGGGAATAAGGTTTTGGAAGCTTTTAACAAGCATGTGATCGAAAACGGCCATGCTAACCCTTATAGGTTCAATTTTCATGTTTTGCGTGATCCACAGACAATCAATGCGTTTGCACTACCTGGCGGTCAGGTGTTTATTACACTTGGTTTATTGTCAAAACTAAAATCTGAAGACCAGTTGGCAGCAGTCTTGGGTCACGAAATTGGGCATGTAGTTTACAGGCATTCAAGTGAACAGATGGCCAAAACCGAGTTTTATCAGGGGCTGGCAGGTGCCGCAACTGCCGCCGCTGGAGATATGAGTGCTTCACAAATTGCGAACTATGTTGCCCAGGTCAAACTGATGAAGTTTGGGCGTGATGATGAGCTGGAATCTGATGAATTTGGAGTAAGATTTATGATAAAATCAGGTTACGACCCCAACGCCATGATAGAAGTGATGGAGATTCTCGCAGCTGCGGGTGGCGGTGCCGAAAGAGATGAGTTTATGAGCACACACCCCAGCCCAGCCAACAGAATTCAGAAAATCAGAGAGCATATTGAGAAGTATTCGAAAGAAGACAACTGA